A genomic window from Solanum dulcamara chromosome 11, daSolDulc1.2, whole genome shotgun sequence includes:
- the LOC129873477 gene encoding uncharacterized protein LOC129873477: protein MHSNNQFEGSIVRTMVKGNTSLGLCLLKITNLILQVRIRIEPFFFVFLLFGLVGINTQAPYHPTSGGTVRCILEIYHSCSKVGLALETQQSYNTCTNKQFNNNNKGQALRIPAHATTATTNKTTMQHQKESILHRIIANIVGAKPKKSQLKRIIGDVSRATLKKSTDLSPQMEHFTTWSFQLVQMTSKLCRDTENTIFAQPKKFHLQRIIGDVSRATLKMLADLSLPIVHFTIWSFYLVQKTSKCCRNTANIVIAKPKNFHLNRIIGDVSRATLKKLTDLKLTSSKELFEVFSFLCFVFVFVCRCGYPKELIMSNDLLLKIACNNIQLNNSTSWLQVCSSLYFPHICVGLWLLVCTGPQISKQRETNARHARDSPAPNNNSNMPDSTLYYLHQPNYIQDTWNSLCGYSL, encoded by the coding sequence ATGCATAGTAATAATCAATTTGAAGGTTCTATAGTTAGGACCATGGTAAAAGGGAACACCTCCCTTGGCTTATGCCTTCTTAAAATAACCAATCTTATTTTACAGGTTAGGATTAGAATAGAACCTTTCTTCTTTGTCTTTCTCCTTTTTGGCCTTGTAGGTATAAATACACAGGCACCATATCATCCAACTAGTGGAGGGACAGTCAGGTGTATACTGGAAATTTACCACAGCTGTTCCAAGGTTGGACTTGCCTTAGAGACTCAGCAGTCATACAacacctgcacaaacaagcaattcaacaacaacaacaaaggtCAGGCACTCAGAATTCCTGCACATGCCACAActgcaacaacaaacaaaacCACCATGCAACATCAAAAGGAATCCATATTGCACAGGATCATAGCAAATATAGTAGgggcaaagcccaagaagtctcagctcaaacggataattggagacgttagtcgagcgaccttgaaaaagtcaaccgacttaagtccccaaatggagcacttcacaacttggagcttccaacttgtccaaatgacctccaaactttgcagggatacagaaaatactatatttgcACAACCAAAGAAGTTTCATctccaacggataattggagacgttagtcgagcgaccttgaaaatgtTAGCCGACTTAAGCCTCCCAATAGTGCACTTCACAATTTGGAGCTTCTATCTTGTCCAAAagacctccaaatgttgcaggaacacagcaaatatagtaattgcaaagcctaagaattttcacctcaatcggataattggagacgttagtcgagcgactttgaaaaaattaaccGATTTAAAGCTAACAAGCTCCAAAGAACTGTTtgaggtcttttcttttctttgctttgtctttgtttttgtatgtaGGTGCGGGTACCCTAAGGAGCTGATCATGAGTAATGATCTCCTCCTGAAGATAGCTTGCAACAACATACAACTGAACAATTCCACTAGCTGGCTACAGGTTTGCAGCAGCCTATACTTCCCCCACATTTGTGTGGGtctttggctacttgtttgTACAGGTCCACAGAtatccaaacaaagggagacaaatgcTAGACATGCAAGAGACTCACCAGCCCCCAACAACAATTCAAACATGCCAGATTCCACCCTTTATTACTTGCATCAGCCCAATTATATCCAAGATACTTGGAATTCCTTGTGTGGTTATTCCttgtga
- the LOC129874124 gene encoding uncharacterized protein LOC129874124 — MGLDLTVTNTTVHHLHRQKTAGMASPPPVELHIPPDRNKNIAEEASTFNPAKSTLNLQKNTDKAVAISSNAGLIRVATSQNQTHSSSNLQNTPANTVALSEEQIAWVHRIISLEKSRLIRVESNTGDESPLPNLHNIKFSENFTMPNACPPQANEEKTFTAPPEIRSQIRPTSGEFRAALTTGVCSPLQGAPTTKVSDQMAGEIIQEQISGEVAGAPAKFSDQLQSQNGRFNELNNPQQVSSLESKSNNSNIQNNATGDSEVQNNVEKSRNPNSDNSRGTRLVEMQNVEYPIHSTVPLSCNLELAKENLDSDSKEAAGISCASLTFGLGNNETQLHVQTNNNNQEYCVNEVELGQTHKRMDKATHSRVATVNSALAQQQHQNAEKHNHHNGDKNAGQAYMLQEKHTAGICSDEVYWNGFPLML, encoded by the coding sequence ATGGGGTTGGACCTAACGGTAACTAACACTActgttcatcatcttcatcggCAGAAGACTGCCGGAATGGCTTCACCACCGCCGGTGGAGCTTCACATACCACCGGACCGTAATAAGAACATAGCGGAAGAAGCATCAACCTTTAATCCAGCTAAGAGTACTTTGAATCTGCAAAAAAATACTGACAAAGCAGTAGCAATTTCAAGTAACGCAGGATTGATTCGAGTTGCAACATCACAAAATCAAACCCACAGCTCCTCCAATCTGCAAAATACACCTGCGAACACTGTAGCACTTTCGGAAGAACAAATCGCCTGGGTTCATAGAATCATATCACTCGAAAAATCTAGATTGATTCGAGTTGAATCAAATACTGGAGATGAATCTCCACTTCCTAATCTACATAATATCAAATTTTCAGAGAATTTCACCATGCCAAACGCGTGCCCTCCACAGGCGAATGAAGAGAAGACCTTCACTGCGCCGCCGGAAATTCGATCTCAAATTCGACCTACTTCCGGCGAGTTTCGAGCGGCGCTGACCACTGGGGTTTGTTCCCCACTTCAGGGCGCCCCTACCACCAAAGTTTCAGATCAAATGGCTGGCGAAATCATACAGGAGCAAATCTCAGGTgaggtcgccggagctccggcgaagtTTTCAGACCAACTCCAATCACAAAATGGGCGCTTCAATGAACTGAACAATCCCCAACAGGTGAGTTCTCTCGAATCTAAGTCTAACAATTCGAATATCCAAAACAATGCTACTGGAGACAGTGAAGTCCAAAACAATGTCGAAAAATCTCGCAATCCAAATTCTGATAATTCAAGGGGTACTCGACTTGTTGAGATGCAAAATGTAGAATATCCCATTCACAGTACTGTTCCATTGAGTTGTAATCTTGAACTCGCAAAAGAAAATTTGGACTCTGATAGTAAGGAGGCTGCCGGCATCAGCTGTGCTAGCTTAACTTTTGGTCTGGGAAATAATGAGACTCAGCTACATGTTCAaacaaataacaacaatcaAGAATATTGTGTCAATGAGGTAGAGTTGGGACAAACACATAAACGAATGGACAAAGCCACACACAGCAGGGTGGCTACTGTAAATTCTGCCTTAGCACAGCAGCAGCACCAAAATGCTGAGAAGCACAATCATCACAATGGTGATAAAAATGCAGGGCAAGCTTACATGCTGCAGGAAAA
- the LOC129873478 gene encoding nuclear pore complex protein NUP98B-like produces MTLIVWPMNLCCGPGMGMSMSQTPILGYQRALLHLVFQATHTLAPPRFDSYSFGQPAVSMSGSKGTLAFNATTNATSGQTQNVSASSSTLSTFGKKYDVNSVANEPLVWSRDVNASDSILGYPRAPEFGISSNSHFGTSRSDSYSFGQPAKKKVHHLFSRALVLETQHLASYIATPENYIPGSGGKIQSICGMQTYKDKSQEELRFEDYQLGDKVTFYKPFSFVDSTDIVLMIIGTIATIGNGLSLPNMTVLFGEWTDSFGQNQNNKDALGVSLKFVYLALGCGAAAFLCFSNKESLSETI; encoded by the exons ATGACGTTAATAGTGTGGCCAATGAACCTCTGTTGTGGTCCGGGGATGGGGATGTCAATGTCTCAGACTCCCATTCTTGGATATCAAAGAGCTCTCCTGCATTTGGTGTTCCAAGCAACTCACACTTTGGCCCCCCCAAGATTTGATTCCTATTCCTTTGGCCAACCAGCAGTATCCATGTCCGGGAGCAAAG GAACATTAGCCTTTAATGCAACAACGAATGCTACATCTGGTCAAACACAAAACGTATCTGCGAGCTCGTCCACTTTATCAACATTTGGAAAGAAATATGACGTTAATAGTGTGGCCAATGAACCTCTGGTGTGGTCCAGGGATGTCAATGCCTCAGACTCCATACTTGGATATCCAAGAGCTCCTGAATTTGGTATTTCAAGCAACTCACACTTTGGCACCTCAAGATCTGATTCCTACTCCTTTGGCCAACCAGCA AAAAAGAAAGTACACCACCTTTTCTCAAGAGCTCTGGTTTTGGAAACTCAGCATTTGGCATCATATATTGCAACTCCAGAGAACTATATCCCAGGAAGTGGTGGAAAAATTCAATCCATTTGTGGAATGCAGACTTATAAAGATAAAAGCCAGGAGGAGTTGAGGTTTGAGGACTACCAGTTAGGTGATAAAG TTACCTTTTACAAGCCCTTCTCCTTTGTTGATTCCACTGATATAGTTTTGATGATCATTGGAACTATTGCAACTATCGGCAATGGATTGTCCCTGCCCAATATGACAGTTCTTTTTGGAGAATGGACCGACTCCTTCGGACAAAATCAAAATAACAAAGATGCGCTTGGG GTTTCATTGAAATTTGTTTACTTAGCTTTGGGATGTGGGGCAGCTGCATTTCTTT GCTTCTCAAATAAGGAGTCTCTATCTGAAACTATTTAG